Proteins encoded in a region of the Syntrophorhabdales bacterium genome:
- the rfbD gene encoding dTDP-4-dehydrorhamnose reductase — MKKILVTGSDGLVGTNILPALSNHFTIIPLIEEQWDILDRKAGKEILRIHRPDVFINLAAITNVDGCEDASELAYRVNAEGAGVIAELCAEQGVKLLHFSTDYVFDGTSNRPYTEEDPTNPLSVYGRSKLSGEKKVLENHPSSVVIRTEWIYGKGGENFITKVTKIAREKGKVEVVDDQTGAPTFARDLAEPVRALITLDKSGIYHVTNGGACTWFQFAKEIFSILHIDVPCLPASSAQIQRKARRPAYSVLDCSKLQKETGISMRPWQEALRQYLAELS, encoded by the coding sequence ATGAAGAAGATACTGGTAACCGGCAGCGATGGTCTCGTCGGCACAAACATCCTGCCAGCCCTCTCGAACCACTTCACAATCATTCCTCTCATTGAGGAACAGTGGGATATCCTTGACAGGAAGGCAGGGAAAGAGATTCTTCGTATCCACCGGCCTGATGTTTTTATCAACCTCGCTGCAATCACTAACGTTGACGGCTGTGAGGATGCGTCTGAACTGGCTTACCGCGTGAATGCTGAAGGAGCGGGCGTCATTGCTGAACTCTGCGCAGAACAAGGGGTCAAGCTTCTTCATTTCAGCACTGACTACGTCTTCGACGGGACGAGCAACAGACCCTACACAGAGGAGGACCCGACCAACCCTTTGTCTGTCTACGGTCGCAGCAAGCTCTCAGGAGAAAAAAAGGTTCTTGAGAATCACCCTTCGTCAGTGGTGATACGGACCGAGTGGATCTATGGCAAGGGAGGGGAGAACTTCATAACCAAGGTGACGAAGATTGCGCGTGAGAAGGGAAAGGTCGAGGTAGTTGATGACCAGACCGGAGCTCCAACATTTGCGCGCGACCTCGCAGAGCCTGTGAGGGCCCTCATAACTCTAGACAAGTCCGGCATCTACCACGTCACTAATGGTGGGGCCTGCACGTGGTTTCAATTCGCGAAGGAGATTTTCTCAATACTCCACATTGACGTGCCATGCCTGCCCGCCAGTTCTGCACAGATACAACGGAAGGCAAGGAGACCGGCATATTCCGTACTTGATTGCTCCAAACTGCAGAAAGAGACCGGCATCTCCATGCGGCCATGGCAGGAAGCGCTGAGGCAGTACCTGGCAGAACTTTCATGA